The genomic interval AGTCCGGTTTTTGTTTTACAGCTGCTTTTAGGGACCCTATTCTTGTAGGCGGAACGGACCACACAAAGTCTGCAATTTTATCCATATCAATAGCAACAGTTGGCTTTTCAATAATACAGTATAAGGTTTTCCAAACTGGTGATTTGGTTCCAGGTAATATAAGTCCTATAGGCCTACATATAGCTGTAGGGGCCTTTCTCTTTGGTATAGGAATGGTTATAGCTGATGGCTGTACTGCTAGAATTCTAACAAGACTAGGAGAAGGTTTCTTAATACAAATTTTAACCTTAATTTTCTTCTCTATCGGTTCCCTTATAGCCGCTAAAGGTTTTAACTTTTGGGAAAGAATATCTATAGCTAAGGGGAAAGATATATTCATGCCCTATATTATAGATTGGATTCCTAGCTTAATATTGCAATTTAGTATTTTAATTATTTTATATATTTTAGCTCATTGGTATGGAAAAAAACATACAGGTTATTAATTTAAGGAGATGAGTATGATGAAAATAAAAGATAGTCCTTCTTACAAAAAATTCATTATAAAACCTTGGTCCTTAATTGTCGGTGCCATTGTAATTGCAATCTTAAACATTATAATCTTTAGAATAAATGGAAAGCCTTGGGGAGTAAACGCCCCTATTACCTATTGGGGAGCTTGGATATATAAAGCTTTAGGGGCTCATCCAGAAAATTGGTCTTATTTCCAAGGTAATAAAGGAGAGATTTTAGCTAAGGGTTTTTCTAACCATTCAGGTTCCATAATGAATATAGGTATAATTCTCGGGGCTATGTTAGCTGCTCTGTTGTCATCTCAATTTAGAATAAGAAAAATAAATTCTAAAAAGGAAGTTCTAGCTGCAATAATTGGTGGTCTATTAATGGGCTTTGGTGCAACTATAGCTCTTGGCTGTAATATAAGTGCCTTATTTAGCGGTATAGCTTCTATGTCCCTACATGGCTGGGAGTATTTAATATTTGCCTTTTTAGGAGCTTGGGTTGGAACAAAATTATTAGTTAGTTTTTTTATATAGAAAAAAGTCTAGGACAGTCCCTCCTAGACTTCTTCATCCTAATCAAAAACTTTCTATGATGAAGACCCACCAAATTTTTCATAGGTAAAGTGAAAGTTATCCCTGTTCCAGGCTTCTTTAATTTATCCATCTCTATTACTTTATTATAAATGTCCGTATAATTTTCATTTTCCCATACTATCAATATGATTTCTTTAGAAGCTTCAACATGAATATTAAGGAATTTTTGTATTTCACTTTCTCCAGTTCCTCTGCCATAAAGGATAGTAGTTCCCCTGGCCCGACACCTTTCCACAATAGTCCTTCCTTTTTAAAAAAAGTGAATACCGAAAATTGTTAAAAGAAATCATACAATAAACTCTTTACTATCCCTAATTGGCTTTCTTAGACCTAAGACCTGAAATAAAATCAATATTAAAGTAATAGGGAGTACTGTTTTCCCCGTATCCAACAATGCTGCAAATCCTTCTATAGTCTTCATATAATACTTCCTTCTATATTAGTATATTTATTTTTATTATTGTTTTTTTGAATTCTTCTATATTATACGACATAACTGGGTATCTTGTATAATATAGTTACTACTTTATTATTCTGGATTATTATTTGCTTATTGACAAAACCAAAGAATACGTTCATACTTAATTATATAATATTTTAAGAATAGGAGGTCTTAGCATGGAAAA from Tissierellales bacterium carries:
- a CDS encoding P-II family nitrogen regulator, which produces MERCRARGTTILYGRGTGESEIQKFLNIHVEASKEIILIVWENENYTDIYNKVIEMDKLKKPGTGITFTLPMKNLVGLHHRKFLIRMKKSRRDCPRLFSI